From a region of the Desulfovibrio oxyclinae DSM 11498 genome:
- a CDS encoding glutamine synthetase family protein, whose translation MDIPVFNCKNADDVMKAVKDYDVSFIQYWFVDILGTLKSFQITPKELEASFEEGMGFDGSSILGFCRIDESDMVAMPDPTTFQICSWRPTERPVARMFCDVVNPDGTPFAADSRGVLKRVLAQAAEKGYTSYVGPELEFFLFSDDQGTEILDHGGYFDAPPLDLGNNIRRDIIFALEAMGINVEYSHHEVAPSQHEIDLRYDEALKMADIAMTYRVVVKETARKHGCYATFMPKPIFGENGSGMHVHQSIFKNGKNVFYDGSDEYHLSAEGKSYIAGILKHAPEFVCVTNQWVNSYKRLVPGYEAPVYIAWARRNRSALVRVPMYKPGKEMATRMELRCPDPAANPYLAWAVQLAAGLKGIEEGYKLAAPVEDDIFEMNERQLKRNKIKALPGSLYEAAAALKKSKFMKEVLGDHLHNALVENKMAEWDDYRTQVTEFELEKYLPVL comes from the coding sequence ATGGACATCCCCGTTTTCAACTGCAAGAACGCCGACGACGTAATGAAGGCCGTCAAGGACTATGACGTAAGCTTCATCCAGTACTGGTTCGTCGACATTCTCGGTACCCTGAAATCTTTCCAGATCACCCCGAAGGAACTGGAAGCTTCCTTTGAGGAAGGCATGGGCTTCGACGGCTCCTCGATCCTCGGCTTCTGCCGCATCGACGAGTCCGACATGGTCGCCATGCCCGATCCGACCACTTTCCAGATCTGCTCCTGGCGCCCCACCGAGCGTCCGGTCGCCCGCATGTTCTGCGACGTGGTCAACCCCGACGGCACCCCGTTTGCCGCCGACTCCCGCGGCGTGCTCAAGCGCGTGCTGGCACAGGCCGCCGAGAAGGGCTACACCTCCTACGTGGGTCCCGAACTCGAATTCTTCCTGTTCTCCGATGATCAGGGCACCGAGATTCTCGACCACGGCGGATACTTCGACGCTCCGCCGCTCGACCTCGGCAACAACATCCGCCGCGACATCATCTTCGCGCTGGAAGCCATGGGCATCAACGTCGAGTACTCCCACCACGAAGTCGCTCCGTCCCAGCACGAGATCGACCTTCGCTACGACGAAGCCCTCAAAATGGCCGACATCGCCATGACCTACCGCGTGGTGGTCAAGGAAACCGCCCGCAAGCACGGCTGCTACGCCACCTTCATGCCCAAGCCCATCTTCGGTGAGAACGGATCCGGCATGCACGTGCACCAGTCCATCTTCAAGAACGGCAAGAACGTCTTCTACGATGGATCCGACGAATACCACCTGTCCGCCGAGGGCAAGTCCTACATCGCCGGTATCCTGAAGCACGCTCCGGAATTCGTCTGCGTGACCAACCAGTGGGTGAACTCCTACAAGCGTCTGGTCCCGGGCTACGAAGCTCCGGTCTACATTGCTTGGGCCCGCCGCAACCGCTCCGCACTGGTCCGCGTGCCCATGTACAAGCCGGGCAAGGAAATGGCCACCCGTATGGAACTGCGTTGCCCGGATCCGGCCGCCAACCCGTACCTCGCCTGGGCCGTGCAGCTTGCCGCCGGTCTCAAGGGCATCGAGGAAGGCTACAAGCTGGCCGCCCCGGTGGAAGACGACATCTTCGAAATGAACGAGCGTCAGCTCAAGCGCAACAAGATCAAGGCGCTGCCCGGCTCCCTGTACGAAGCCGCCGCCGCCCTGAAGAAGTCCAAGTTCATGAAGGAAGTCCTCGGCGACCACCTGCACAACGCACTGGTCGAGAACAAGATGGCCGAATGGGACGACTACCGCACCCAGGTCACCGAGTTCGAACTCGAAAAATACCTGCCGGTCCTGTAA
- a CDS encoding ATP-binding protein, whose protein sequence is MLSLLSRSGVFACFTVIFLLVAGVSATAFAADVKLTPEERDWIARSGPVKVWGGDWPPYQFKDTARSGICDGYLKLITEKTGLRFEVVPAGYSWDEMLRRMRKGTSQYDVIPTIKRTEEREEFLRFTRPYLYLSWVIVIRDDFGYVGGPDDLAGMTVAVQNRYVVHQRLAEQYPRLNLIPVPDAEKGLESVARGSADAFVGNLTVTSWLIDHRGFDVLKVAAPITLGNHDQRMAVAREDRILASVLDKALASITPLERQALMQEWMAVRYEHGMSLRSIIRWLLVLVLPLGAALLVMAFSNRRLRRERDTQLLMQRELQESREALDRVIKGIRAAIVTVEPRNLSILDANEEAEKLLGWSREELKGRDCRFLCCKGGDKNCPERCPLLEQDIFMGEYLIARADGTCVPIMKTVVSVRREGQAAFMEVMLDISERKRHERDQLQALKLESIGSLAAGIAHEINTPAQFVGDNVRFLKEELDPFMKRVAEAVELACPDPTALDDKARSRFLKLCEDSGIEFLAEEVPQAIRETLEGVGRITGIVRSMKAFSHPDEVNPVPLDVTEAVRNTVMVARNEWKYVAEVNFDFEENLPPVRVVPGQFNQVVLNLLINAAQAIAEKNAGTQQIGSITISARRDGKMVQVSVTDTGTGIPKEMDGRVFDPFFTTKEVGKGTGQGLAIAYSLVVETFGGELFFESAEGEGTTFHIRIPAEV, encoded by the coding sequence ATGTTGAGCCTTCTCTCCCGTAGCGGCGTTTTTGCCTGTTTTACCGTCATTTTTCTGCTCGTGGCGGGTGTGTCCGCTACGGCCTTCGCCGCTGACGTAAAGCTCACGCCCGAAGAGCGGGACTGGATCGCCCGGTCCGGACCGGTGAAGGTCTGGGGTGGCGACTGGCCGCCGTATCAGTTCAAGGACACCGCCCGCAGCGGCATCTGCGACGGGTACCTCAAGCTCATAACCGAAAAGACCGGGCTGCGCTTCGAGGTCGTGCCTGCCGGGTATTCGTGGGATGAGATGCTGCGCCGGATGCGAAAAGGCACGTCCCAATACGACGTCATCCCGACTATCAAGCGTACCGAGGAGCGCGAAGAGTTTCTGCGCTTCACCCGTCCTTACCTTTATTTATCATGGGTCATCGTCATTCGGGACGACTTCGGATACGTGGGCGGCCCGGACGATCTGGCGGGCATGACCGTTGCCGTTCAGAATCGTTACGTGGTGCATCAACGGTTGGCCGAACAATACCCGCGACTGAATCTGATTCCTGTGCCGGATGCCGAAAAGGGACTTGAATCCGTGGCCCGGGGGAGCGCCGATGCCTTTGTGGGCAACCTCACCGTGACGTCATGGCTCATCGACCACAGGGGCTTCGACGTTCTCAAGGTGGCCGCGCCCATTACCCTCGGCAATCATGATCAACGGATGGCCGTGGCCCGTGAGGACCGCATCCTTGCCTCGGTACTGGACAAGGCGCTGGCCTCCATAACTCCGCTTGAACGACAGGCGTTGATGCAGGAATGGATGGCCGTCAGGTATGAACACGGCATGTCGCTTCGCAGCATCATCCGCTGGCTTCTGGTCCTGGTTCTGCCTCTTGGGGCGGCGCTGCTGGTCATGGCGTTTTCGAACCGCAGGCTCAGGCGGGAGCGGGACACGCAGCTTCTGATGCAGCGGGAACTGCAGGAAAGCCGGGAAGCCCTCGACCGTGTAATCAAGGGTATCCGTGCGGCCATCGTCACCGTGGAGCCACGCAATCTGAGCATTCTCGACGCCAACGAAGAGGCCGAGAAGCTGCTTGGCTGGAGCCGCGAAGAGCTCAAGGGCAGGGACTGCCGCTTTCTGTGCTGTAAAGGCGGCGACAAGAACTGTCCCGAACGGTGTCCGTTGCTGGAACAGGATATTTTCATGGGCGAATACCTCATTGCCCGCGCCGACGGCACCTGCGTTCCCATCATGAAGACCGTGGTCTCCGTGCGTCGCGAGGGGCAGGCCGCTTTCATGGAAGTCATGCTCGACATCTCCGAGCGCAAACGGCACGAGCGGGACCAGTTGCAGGCCTTGAAGCTGGAATCCATCGGCAGCCTTGCCGCGGGCATCGCTCACGAGATCAATACCCCGGCCCAGTTCGTTGGCGACAACGTCCGGTTCCTGAAGGAAGAGCTGGATCCGTTCATGAAGCGGGTCGCCGAGGCGGTGGAGCTCGCCTGTCCCGACCCCACGGCGTTGGACGACAAGGCTCGAAGCCGTTTCCTGAAGCTCTGCGAAGATTCGGGAATCGAGTTCCTGGCCGAGGAGGTCCCTCAGGCCATTCGGGAAACCCTTGAAGGCGTGGGCCGCATCACGGGTATCGTCCGCAGTATGAAGGCTTTTTCGCATCCCGATGAAGTCAACCCCGTGCCGCTGGACGTGACGGAGGCCGTACGTAATACCGTCATGGTCGCTAGAAACGAATGGAAATACGTGGCGGAAGTGAATTTCGACTTTGAAGAAAACCTCCCGCCGGTGCGCGTGGTCCCGGGCCAGTTCAATCAGGTGGTACTCAACCTGCTCATCAACGCGGCGCAGGCCATTGCGGAAAAGAACGCAGGCACGCAGCAGATCGGCTCCATCACCATTTCCGCCCGCCGTGACGGAAAAATGGTTCAGGTGAGCGTGACGGACACCGGCACCGGCATCCCCAAGGAAATGGACGGCCGCGTGTTCGACCCCTTCTTTACCACCAAGGAGGTGGGCAAAGGCACCGGGCAAGGGTTGGCCATAGCCTATTCCCTCGTGGTGGAGACCTTTGGCGGCGAGCTGTTCTTTGAAAGCGCCGAAGGCGAAGGGACTACCTTCCATATCCGCATTCCCGCCGAAGTCTGA
- a CDS encoding hydantoinase/oxoprolinase family protein, producing MLLGIDVGGTHTDAVALEERGGCMETAASCKVPTDHDDLLGSVTAALREVLRDVDPARAVALNLSTTLSTNAIVEGKVEDVGVLVSAGPGIDPHLFMPCRHFYALDGYVDHRGNEVRALRGGQVREAVEACRKDGVRVFAAVGKFSTRHPRHERVMRNALCAVDGDEPCEAADFVTMGHELGGTLNFPRRVATAYYNCAVWRVFNEFAEAVKRSLDDLGLGHVRVNVLKADGGTMPLAESRRMPVQSIFSGPAASVMGIVALCDIVHDSVILDIGGTTTDIAVFADGAPLVEREGIDIGSLPTLVRALKVRSIGMGGDSAISVLADEVRVGPNRLGPSACHGGERPTLTDALNWVGESEVGDVEASRHALRDYAASHTMPAEVLAGRAVEYASRTIHRETRALVDEINAKPVYTIHELLEGKQVVPRKIYLMGGPAESMRGPLFERFKLSVEVPSDYAVANAIGAALTRTTWDLELFADTERNVMFIPSLSYRENIPSNYGLEQARRDAVNQLSMHLDAMGVKLDKDEAQITHASSFNMVKGFDMVGRNIRVRCQVRPGVTHRMGRV from the coding sequence ATGCTGCTCGGAATAGACGTGGGAGGAACCCATACCGACGCCGTGGCGCTGGAGGAGCGGGGCGGCTGCATGGAAACAGCCGCATCCTGCAAGGTGCCCACCGATCACGACGACCTGCTGGGATCGGTCACCGCGGCGCTCAGGGAAGTGCTGCGCGACGTGGACCCGGCCCGGGCCGTCGCCCTCAACCTGTCCACCACACTTTCCACCAACGCCATCGTGGAAGGCAAGGTGGAGGACGTTGGCGTGCTGGTGAGCGCAGGGCCCGGCATCGACCCGCACCTCTTCATGCCCTGCCGTCATTTCTATGCCCTCGATGGGTACGTGGACCATCGCGGCAACGAGGTTCGCGCCTTGCGCGGCGGACAGGTCCGCGAAGCCGTTGAAGCCTGCCGAAAGGACGGCGTGCGCGTGTTTGCGGCCGTGGGCAAGTTTTCCACACGCCACCCCCGGCACGAGCGGGTCATGCGCAACGCCCTGTGCGCCGTGGACGGCGACGAACCCTGCGAAGCCGCGGATTTCGTGACCATGGGTCACGAACTTGGCGGCACCCTGAATTTTCCCCGTCGCGTAGCCACCGCCTATTACAACTGTGCGGTCTGGCGCGTGTTCAACGAGTTTGCCGAAGCCGTGAAGCGTTCGCTGGACGACCTTGGCCTCGGACATGTGCGCGTCAACGTGCTCAAGGCGGACGGCGGCACCATGCCATTGGCCGAATCGCGGCGAATGCCCGTGCAGTCCATTTTTTCCGGCCCTGCCGCCAGCGTCATGGGCATCGTGGCCCTGTGCGACATCGTGCACGACTCCGTCATCCTCGACATAGGCGGCACCACCACGGACATCGCGGTTTTTGCCGACGGTGCCCCGCTGGTGGAGCGCGAGGGCATCGACATCGGCTCCCTTCCCACGCTGGTGCGCGCGCTCAAGGTGCGCTCCATCGGCATGGGCGGCGACTCTGCCATCTCGGTACTCGCGGATGAAGTGCGCGTCGGCCCGAACCGACTCGGTCCCAGTGCCTGCCACGGCGGAGAACGCCCGACGCTGACCGACGCCCTCAACTGGGTGGGTGAGTCCGAAGTGGGCGACGTGGAAGCCTCCAGGCACGCCCTGCGCGACTACGCCGCCTCGCACACAATGCCCGCCGAAGTCCTTGCCGGGCGGGCCGTGGAGTACGCCTCCCGGACCATCCACCGTGAGACTCGCGCGTTGGTTGACGAGATCAACGCCAAGCCCGTGTACACCATTCACGAGCTGCTGGAAGGAAAACAGGTCGTACCTCGCAAGATCTACCTCATGGGCGGCCCTGCCGAATCCATGCGCGGCCCGCTTTTCGAGCGTTTCAAGCTTTCGGTGGAAGTGCCCAGCGACTATGCGGTGGCCAACGCCATCGGCGCGGCCCTGACCCGCACCACGTGGGATCTGGAACTGTTCGCGGATACCGAACGCAACGTCATGTTCATCCCGTCGCTCTCGTATCGGGAGAATATTCCATCCAACTACGGACTGGAGCAGGCCCGGCGCGACGCCGTGAATCAATTGTCCATGCATCTGGACGCCATGGGCGTGAAGCTGGACAAGGACGAGGCGCAGATCACTCACGCGTCCAGCTTCAACATGGTCAAGGGATTCGACATGGTGGGCCGCAACATCCGCGTGCGCTGTCAGGTGCGCCCGGGCGTGACGCATCGCATGGGCCGGGTCTAG
- a CDS encoding efflux RND transporter periplasmic adaptor subunit: MNRAYKLLAGLLLAALLAGCGGDIAPGQGEASDSGYEPESTAQAVTEEVRVFSEAVGTVRARTDIRVEAQITARVLEVNVTPGTDVGKGDTLVVLDARAAESRLEQARQRLESARSGRRQAQRTVAAAQAAFNKAKSTYERMKKLRSEQVITEEEVEQAETAYLQARAELNRAQAATEGASADVEQAEKAVQEAEISLDYTTITAQEAGEVAKRFVDPGDLAFPGKQLLTLQTGGSLRMEAQVREGLIGRLQLGQRVPVVVEALKPQERLEGIVEEIEPLADPTTRSFVVKASVPERPGLYPGMFGRLLVPMDMRAAVMIPEEAVTRVGQLETVMIRTPDGWQRVHVRTGEQRDGLVEVLSGLQGGETVGIGGPGA; the protein is encoded by the coding sequence ATGAATCGTGCATACAAATTGTTGGCGGGGTTGCTGCTGGCCGCACTCTTGGCGGGCTGTGGCGGAGACATTGCGCCGGGACAGGGTGAGGCATCTGACAGCGGATACGAACCCGAATCCACGGCACAGGCCGTCACCGAAGAAGTTCGCGTTTTCAGCGAAGCGGTGGGAACCGTGCGGGCGCGCACCGATATCCGTGTGGAGGCGCAGATCACCGCGCGAGTGCTGGAGGTGAACGTGACACCGGGGACGGATGTCGGCAAGGGCGATACGCTGGTGGTGCTTGATGCGCGTGCGGCAGAGTCGCGTTTGGAGCAGGCCCGGCAGCGGCTGGAGTCGGCCAGAAGCGGCAGACGGCAGGCACAGCGAACCGTTGCCGCAGCGCAGGCGGCCTTCAATAAGGCAAAGTCCACCTATGAGCGAATGAAGAAGCTGCGCAGCGAACAGGTCATCACCGAAGAAGAGGTGGAGCAGGCCGAGACCGCCTATCTACAGGCTCGTGCCGAACTCAATCGGGCGCAGGCCGCCACAGAGGGCGCATCGGCCGACGTGGAACAGGCGGAAAAGGCCGTTCAGGAAGCCGAAATATCACTCGACTACACCACAATCACGGCGCAGGAGGCCGGTGAGGTCGCCAAACGGTTCGTGGATCCGGGGGATCTGGCTTTTCCGGGCAAACAGCTGCTGACGCTCCAGACCGGCGGAAGCCTTCGCATGGAAGCGCAGGTTCGCGAAGGGCTCATCGGCAGGTTGCAGCTTGGGCAGCGTGTACCGGTCGTGGTGGAAGCCCTGAAGCCGCAGGAGCGGTTGGAAGGCATAGTGGAAGAGATCGAACCGCTGGCCGATCCGACCACACGTTCGTTCGTGGTCAAGGCATCGGTGCCGGAACGTCCCGGTTTGTATCCGGGTATGTTCGGACGGCTGCTAGTGCCCATGGATATGCGTGCGGCAGTGATGATTCCCGAGGAGGCCGTGACGCGTGTGGGACAGCTGGAGACGGTCATGATACGCACGCCTGACGGCTGGCAGCGGGTGCATGTGCGCACCGGCGAGCAGCGCGACGGCCTTGTTGAAGTGCTCTCCGGCCTACAGGGCGGTGAGACAGTGGGCATCGGAGGGCCGGGCGCATGA
- a CDS encoding histone deacetylase family protein, translated as MLKADKSLGIIFFPAFDWAISPTHPEREERLLYTQDQLREEGIFDIEGIDEYKPSVASVEDVERVHFCFPDVPSVATRSHMVSAGGAIRAAELVMSGEKERAFAMVRPPGHHAMKVVHGSRGFCNINIEAVMLEHIRARHGRKRVAIVDTDCHHGDGTQDVYWHDPDTLFISMHQDGRTLYPGSGFPEELGGPWARGRNLNIPLPPGTSDEGFLAVMERVVMPILEDFGADLVINSAGQDNHFSDPITNMNLSAQGYARMNEMLAPDIAVLEGGYAIQGALPYVNLGLCLAMSGMDYSGVREPDFTPDSVHQEKRITEYIDRLCDVMPELYFNPPAFDGSEKAREGVISAGWFVRHKDIYYDVDNISEAQTEMVRECPDCRGTVRVETRSTNNPLCLGVEVPADACDACRDEGYRILEEAQLKGGFRYIQFINRRDDEVVRHGF; from the coding sequence ATGCTCAAGGCTGACAAGTCCCTCGGAATCATATTCTTTCCGGCCTTCGACTGGGCCATTTCCCCCACGCATCCCGAGCGCGAGGAACGGCTGCTCTACACGCAGGACCAACTGCGCGAGGAAGGCATCTTCGACATCGAAGGCATCGACGAATACAAGCCGTCCGTGGCCTCGGTGGAGGACGTGGAGCGGGTGCATTTCTGTTTTCCGGATGTGCCGTCCGTGGCCACGCGCTCGCATATGGTCTCGGCCGGGGGCGCCATCCGGGCGGCGGAGCTGGTCATGTCCGGCGAGAAGGAGCGCGCCTTTGCCATGGTCAGGCCGCCGGGGCACCACGCCATGAAGGTGGTCCATGGCTCGCGCGGCTTCTGCAATATCAATATCGAGGCGGTGATGCTGGAGCACATCCGCGCCAGACACGGACGCAAGCGGGTCGCAATCGTGGATACGGACTGCCACCACGGCGACGGCACGCAGGATGTGTACTGGCACGACCCGGACACCCTGTTCATTTCCATGCATCAGGACGGGCGGACCCTGTATCCCGGCTCCGGTTTCCCCGAAGAACTCGGCGGCCCGTGGGCGCGCGGGCGCAACCTGAACATTCCCCTGCCGCCCGGCACCTCGGACGAAGGCTTTCTGGCGGTGATGGAGCGCGTGGTCATGCCCATTCTGGAGGACTTCGGGGCCGATCTGGTCATCAATTCGGCAGGGCAGGACAACCACTTTTCCGATCCCATCACCAACATGAATCTCTCTGCGCAGGGCTATGCGCGCATGAACGAGATGCTCGCCCCGGACATCGCGGTGCTGGAGGGTGGCTATGCCATTCAAGGCGCGCTGCCGTATGTGAATCTGGGGCTGTGCCTCGCCATGTCCGGCATGGACTATTCCGGCGTGCGCGAGCCGGATTTCACGCCCGATTCCGTGCATCAGGAAAAGCGCATTACGGAATACATCGACAGGCTCTGCGACGTGATGCCAGAACTGTATTTCAATCCGCCTGCCTTCGACGGCTCTGAAAAGGCCCGCGAGGGCGTTATTTCCGCAGGCTGGTTCGTGCGGCACAAGGACATTTACTACGACGTGGACAACATCTCCGAGGCGCAGACCGAGATGGTGCGCGAGTGCCCGGACTGTCGGGGCACCGTGCGGGTGGAGACCCGCTCCACCAACAATCCGCTCTGCCTCGGCGTGGAAGTCCCGGCCGACGCCTGCGATGCCTGCCGCGACGAGGGCTACCGGATTCTGGAGGAAGCTCAGCTCAAGGGCGGCTTCCGCTATATCCAGTTCATCAACCGTCGCGACGACGAGGTGGTACGGCACGGTTTCTAG
- a CDS encoding lactate utilization protein, giving the protein MDEQIVQRTVKALGRNGFLVHVADDPAQAREIILADILPGVVPGLVSYGDSMTLQATGVLDDMRAMAGAGGWEFLDTFGRGISREEILERRRQALLSELFFTGTNALTEQGQLVNLDMIGNRVGGIVWGPRNVVLTIGTNKIVDGVDAALTRVRDKAAPLNAARHGAHTPCAKTGKCMDCDSPHRICNVWTITEKSWPKGRIRVVLIRGNYGL; this is encoded by the coding sequence ATGGATGAGCAGATAGTCCAACGTACGGTCAAGGCGCTTGGTCGGAACGGTTTTCTCGTGCATGTGGCCGATGATCCGGCGCAGGCGCGCGAGATTATCCTTGCCGACATCCTGCCCGGCGTCGTGCCCGGACTGGTTTCGTACGGCGACTCCATGACGCTTCAGGCCACCGGTGTTCTGGACGACATGCGCGCAATGGCGGGAGCCGGCGGCTGGGAGTTTCTCGACACCTTCGGGCGGGGCATTTCGCGCGAGGAAATTCTTGAGCGCAGACGTCAGGCGCTGCTTTCCGAGCTGTTTTTTACCGGAACCAATGCCCTTACCGAGCAGGGGCAACTAGTGAATCTGGACATGATCGGCAACCGTGTGGGGGGCATTGTCTGGGGACCTCGCAATGTGGTCCTGACCATCGGCACCAACAAGATTGTGGACGGAGTGGACGCTGCCTTGACCCGTGTCCGGGATAAGGCCGCGCCGCTGAACGCCGCTCGACACGGTGCGCACACCCCCTGTGCGAAGACCGGCAAATGCATGGACTGCGACAGCCCGCATCGTATCTGCAATGTATGGACGATCACCGAAAAGAGCTGGCCCAAAGGACGCATCCGCGTCGTGCTGATTCGCGGCAACTACGGCCTGTAG